The Nyctibius grandis isolate bNycGra1 chromosome 31, bNycGra1.pri, whole genome shotgun sequence genomic interval ATCCGGACCCCCCTGCCGCCCTCCCCGGGGGGGCATCGCCCCCGTGCCCCCTGCTGTCCCCCACCTCCTGGCAGGAGCCTTCCCAGGGGAAAGTACCTCTGTGGGGTGACCCCCCCCTCACGTCGGGGGTCCCCGGGCTGTGGAGCCCATGGAGGGGGGGGACCAGCCCCATTCCTGCACCCAAATCTGGTGGTGCCAAAGTGGAGACCCCAGCCCCGCAGAGGACGGGGAGGGGAACAGGCAGAGCCATGCCCATGGCCCGACCTCGCCACCGTGCCAGCCCTGGGCGTGGGAAGGATTAATTATAGCCGGGAGGTTAATTGGGAaatggggcagagggagggtcTGCAGcgccggggggggccggggatCCGCGGTgaccccggggggctgcggtgggcgctcggcgggggctgccggggggagCATCCCACCAGCAGAGCCACCGGcatgggggggtcccggggtcGGGGTCCCGGGAGCGTCcccggcggggggcgggggtgaCTCACGGTTATTTGCAGCTCAGGAAGGAAACGGCAGTAGCTGAGAACGGCTCCGGGACCGCCACCAGCCCGGCCACCGCAGGCGCTTCCCGGTCCCCAAGGACCGTGGCTCAGCCAGAGGCAGGAAACAGCGAGTGGCTCGGGGTCACCCCCCCAGCCATCCCCCCAACCCAGGCTGGGcatcctgcagagctgggggggtcccgggcACCGCCGGCCCCTCCACCGCAGCCCAGGgccatggggacagggtggcAATGGCTGTGGTGGCCACAGCATCCGACTCGGCGCAGACTCGGGTGCTGGTCCTGCAGCCCAGATGCCCCATCTGTGGTCGCCAGTGCTGAGGGTGGGACGAGTGGCATCCCCCCTCCCTCAAGTCCCTGCCACGGTGCTGCCCGCACCCCACGCGACCCCTTTTCCCTGCCCTGAGGAGCCCCCTCCGtgtccccagcctgtccccaagGCAGCCCTCGCCCCCAGgctcccccctcaccccagaCCTAGGGTGGGACGGCTGCAAACCCACAGCTCTGTgcccccctgcccagctggggGGAGATGCCGTGGCAGCGATGCTGGCATGGGTGGCCGTCCTCGCGCAGGGCCAGGGCCACCCGTGCTCCACGTGCTCAGCCAGGGCTTCCTCGGCAGCCTGGGGACCCCGCGGTCCCACAGCTGGGCACGCAGAGGTCTGGATGTGCCCCTTGCTCCCCTCCAGCGGCACAGATGTCCCCCATGGGGGACAGGGACCACGAGCATCTCCCCAGGTCCCACAGCAGGATGGTGGCTCTGCGGGGTGACAACACCCACGGGCGCTGCAGCCACCAGGTTCCCAGCAGTGGCACCATCCCATGGCCCCACATCACCCACCCCAGCCCACTCCAAGACATCCTTCCCCTGCCAGGCGCTGGCATGGAGCATCAGTCCCTGCGTGCCCTCGACCCGGCGAGGGGTCCGGCGGTGACTCCCGTGCCACCATCCCACCACGAGGACGCGGCACCAGGACCAACCCCGTGGTGCCCGGTGCGGGTGGTGGGAtccccctccaccaccaccagcgGCCACatcccaccctgcctgcccctgggGACGCGTCCCCCAGTCCCCGCTGTGCCAGGGGCTCTTTTGGGGTGACAGCCAGCCCCGGGGGAGCAGGGACGGGGGCAGCGGGGTCCCACGCTTCACCCCCCCGTCTGTTAGCAACCAGGAACAATAGTTGTGCTGCAAACAGAAGCTGCGTCGTGATAACCCGGCGGGTCGGAGGCATCCGGCGCGGCAGGAAGGAGCCcagcagaaggaaatattaAAGCCAGCAACATAAACAGGGTGGTGGGAGGCAGCTccgccccggcgcggccccgctcaaaggggctgcccggggctggggcgcGCAGAGCCCCCGGCGCCATGGAGAAGGGCAGCTACGCCATGGCCAAGTTCGGTCTGGAGGCCAAGGAGGCGATGCCCAAGCGGGATTGCGGGTTTTACGTGAAGTACATCTTCCTCTTCACTTCCCTCATCCAGTTCCTCATCAtcctggggctggtgctgttcatgGTGTACGGCAACGCGCAGGCGGGCACCGACACGCACCTCCGGCTGCTCGAGGAGCAGCTCCAGGATCGCTACAACAAGATCATCACCCTCAGCGGGAGGAACATGAACCTCACGCGCACCCTCAACGCCACCCTCAAGGAGAAGCAAGGGCTGCAGGTCCTCGCCCAGAAGGTGCAACGGGACCTGGATAAGTGCAacagcacccagacccccagctccatccccagggtgagcccccctccccaggcagccacccacccatgggtgctgcgaGGAGCCGGGACCTTCAGCCCCGCAGGGGGGGATGAGAGGGTGTGGGGGGGGCAGAGCCCACTGGTGATGCCAATGTGCCCCCCCCGTAGCCCTGGGTGGGGGTCTCAGCCTCGGCATCCTGCTGAGGGGGTTCCCACCtcacagccctcctcctcctcctcatcctcgcCAGCCCCCAGCGCTCTCACCACCGCCCAGGGGGGAGCGAGGAGATGCTGGGGGGGTCCTTGTGGGATGCTCTGaccccccctcctcttcctcccccaccTCAGCTGCAGGAGATGATGAAGATCATCTTCTACCAGAAGACGAAGCTGGACGAGTGCCACATGACCATCAGCCTCATCAACGCCAGCTGCAGCGGtaagggaccccccccagctgccccccaccctgggcacccccctcccagccccctgGGGACCCTCTGCACCCCTCAGGAACCCTTGCAGGGGGTCTGCCCCCTCCATGGGCCAGGCAGGGGTGTCACCCCGAGATGCTGGGTGGgatttggggaggagggaaccCCGCACCCCAACcccacaccccctcccctcccagccccctgGGGACCCACTGCACCGCTCGGGAACCCACCCCAGCCCTTGCACGGGGTCTGCCCCCTCCGTGGGCCAGGCAGGGGTGTCACCCCGAGATGCTGGGTgggatttggggaggggagaaccccacaccccctcccctccccacgcagCCGAGAAGGCGCTGCTGCGGAGCCAGCTGGACCAGACGGCCCTGGCCAAGAAGGAGCTGGAGGACACGTGCCGCAAGGCGGGCGCCACGCTGAGCAAAGCCACggaggagcaggagagctgcCGGCGGGAGCTGCTCACCACCAGGACCATCTACGACTCCACCAAAACCAACCTGGAGCTGCTGAAGCACGAGTGCAGCTCGCTGAGGACCGACATCAGCTACTCCTTCCAGCGCATCAAGGAGATGCTCAAGCCCTACAGCTGCGGCGCGGTGCACgagcagctcagctggctgACGCAGCGCACCGAGGGGCTCTTCCTCTGGCAGCAGGAGCGTGAGACCAAGTACGTGGGGAAAAGCGTCTGCGCCAtgaacctgctccagtgtcgAACCAACTGCTCCGGGGAGAAGCAGGAGTTGGAGAAGAGGCTGCAGGACGTGGAGAAACAGGTCAAGGGCggccaggaggagaggaagaagctgGTGGCGGAGAAGGAGCAGCTCgggaaggagctggaggagaagagcaAAGCTGCGGCGCAGGCTGGGTACTTCAAGGAGCAGCTCAACATCTGCATGGGCTCCAAGGTGAGGGGGCTGCAGGCATGGGGACGGCGCCGGGCAGCGAGTCtggaggagggcgaccaagctggtgaagggtctggagggtctgacctctgaggaacggctgagggagctgggggtgtttaggctggagaagaggaggctcagaggtgaccttagtgcagtctacaactacctgaagggaggttggagcggggtcctagcgctaggacaagaggacacagcctcaagcttcgccaggggaggttcaggttggacatgaggaagcatttcttctcagcaagggtcattagccattggaaggggctgcccagggaggtggtggagtcaccatctctggaggtgtttaagaaaagactggacatggcacttagtgccctggtctagttgccatggtggtgtcagggcaatggttggactcaatgggcccagagggctcttccaacctcagtgattctgtgattctctgaaggCCAGGAACACACAGCTTGCTTTTGCACATGCAATTTTACccatgttttatttctgcccGTGCCATTCTGCACACACACCTGCCCTTTGCACACACAATTCCACACGCCCATCCCTCTTTTGCACCTGAACTTCTCCAAACACACCTTGGCACACGCGTTTTCCTTCCCACTTCCATCCTCCTTTCGCAAACACCCTCCTGCGTGGTGCTGGGGGCACCCTCGGGCCCCCTTTGCCTGGAGGGgccgtgccatgccatgccgtgccatggTGCCAGCGctgaccccccccccgcagATGGACGCCTTCTTCGACACGACGGGCTCGCGCTtgccggggggcagcgggcggcCAGGACCCTTCGCCGGCACCGGCTCCTACGCGGATGCTCTGAGGAACCAGGGCATCTTTGGGAATATGGGTGAGTCCTGGGGCAGGGCAGTGCTGTGGGaccagcccccccaccccaatcaCGCTGGGGGCCACCCTTCGTCCCcccacaccagcacccagccctgctcaggcCCCGCTGCTCCATCCCACCAGGCAAAATCAACGCGGAGGAGATCCAGCGGTCGGTGCAGAAGATCATGGAGCAGTACACGTCCTCCCTGAAGAACCCCAGGTGAGGGGGGGACCccgctgggctggggggtgggggcagagggggctgggggcctgatcctgccctcTCCGCAGCGGCTAAGGGCTGAGTGGCGCACGGCAAACGGCAGCGAGGGGCTCGAGGCCGAGCCCAGGAGGTGCTTCCCGCGGCACGGACGGCAAACCCCAACCAGGAGCGAGCAGCCAGCACCTCCGCCATCCTCCCCTCACCCTGCGGGGGGGCTGGGGCCAGGACccccctcctgtccccttccCCAAGCCCCCCGCACACTCGCCTCCCCCCACGCATGTACCCCCATGCTTGGCAGCTGTAAATACAGCCGAGCACTGACACAGCTCGCTGCACGTGTGCCTGGATGCCTGGGGGG includes:
- the PLVAP gene encoding plasmalemma vesicle-associated protein, which encodes MEKGSYAMAKFGLEAKEAMPKRDCGFYVKYIFLFTSLIQFLIILGLVLFMVYGNAQAGTDTHLRLLEEQLQDRYNKIITLSGRNMNLTRTLNATLKEKQGLQVLAQKVQRDLDKCNSTQTPSSIPRLQEMMKIIFYQKTKLDECHMTISLINASCSAEKALLRSQLDQTALAKKELEDTCRKAGATLSKATEEQESCRRELLTTRTIYDSTKTNLELLKHECSSLRTDISYSFQRIKEMLKPYSCGAVHEQLSWLTQRTEGLFLWQQERETKYVGKSVCAMNLLQCRTNCSGEKQELEKRLQDVEKQVKGGQEERKKLVAEKEQLGKELEEKSKAAAQAGYFKEQLNICMGSKMDAFFDTTGSRLPGGSGRPGPFAGTGSYADALRNQGIFGNMGKINAEEIQRSVQKIMEQYTSSLKNPSG